The following coding sequences are from one Nitrospiria bacterium window:
- the nhaD gene encoding sodium:proton antiporter NhaD codes for MERIIPLARTAGAAWPFLATFPVLLSPSTVLASSENGDGRLLDLTGSGFGIASIVVFALAYALVFAEGLFHLRKSKPVVVASGVIWTLIGIAYAMEGDAAAAAAAIRHNLLEYAELLLFLIAAMTYVNTMEERNVFHALRARLVSAGLSLRSIFWITGLLAFFISPFADNLTTALVIAAVVIAAGEGHPRFVALAAINVVVAANAGGAFSPFGDITTLLVWQKGAVRFLEFFDLFVPALINWLVPALILSLAVPKGRPNPARDTVALKPGALGVVGLFLLTIAMAVSFQNFLHLPPVLGMMTGLGLLKINGHFLRRKALGGSAAGEGAPSFDIFAIMKRVEWDTLLFFYGVILCVGGLSTIGYLASASHVLYVDLGPTAANVLVGLMSAIVDNIPIMFAVLTMHPEMSHGQWLLVTLTAGVGGSLLSVGSAAGVALMGQAPGVYTFISHLRWTWAIALGYALSVWAHFLINARLM; via the coding sequence ATGGAACGAATCATCCCCCTTGCAAGAACCGCCGGAGCGGCCTGGCCGTTTCTCGCAACATTTCCGGTGCTCCTTTCCCCTTCGACCGTCCTCGCCTCGTCCGAAAACGGCGACGGCCGGCTTCTCGACCTCACCGGAAGCGGATTCGGGATCGCTTCGATCGTCGTCTTCGCCCTGGCCTACGCGCTGGTCTTTGCCGAGGGATTGTTCCATCTCCGGAAATCCAAACCGGTCGTCGTGGCCTCCGGCGTGATCTGGACCTTGATCGGCATCGCCTACGCCATGGAGGGGGATGCGGCCGCGGCCGCCGCCGCGATCCGGCACAACCTTCTCGAGTACGCGGAGCTGCTCCTCTTCCTGATCGCCGCGATGACCTACGTCAACACGATGGAGGAGCGAAACGTCTTCCACGCGCTGCGGGCCCGGCTGGTCTCGGCGGGACTTTCCCTTCGGTCGATCTTCTGGATCACCGGGCTCCTGGCCTTTTTCATCTCCCCGTTTGCCGACAACCTCACGACCGCGCTGGTCATCGCGGCCGTGGTCATCGCGGCCGGCGAGGGCCATCCGCGCTTCGTCGCCCTGGCCGCGATCAACGTCGTGGTGGCCGCGAACGCCGGCGGGGCCTTCAGCCCCTTCGGCGATATCACGACACTGCTGGTCTGGCAGAAAGGCGCCGTCCGGTTCTTGGAATTCTTCGACCTGTTCGTACCGGCCCTGATCAACTGGCTCGTCCCGGCGCTGATCTTGTCGCTCGCCGTCCCGAAAGGACGGCCGAACCCGGCCCGGGATACGGTCGCGCTCAAACCGGGCGCGCTCGGGGTGGTCGGGCTGTTCCTCCTCACGATCGCCATGGCGGTCTCTTTCCAAAATTTTCTTCACCTGCCCCCGGTCCTCGGCATGATGACCGGCCTGGGCTTGCTGAAAATCAACGGCCACTTTCTCCGGCGCAAGGCGCTTGGAGGGAGCGCCGCCGGCGAGGGGGCCCCGTCCTTCGACATCTTCGCCATCATGAAACGGGTGGAGTGGGACACGTTGCTGTTCTTCTACGGGGTGATCCTCTGCGTCGGCGGGCTGAGCACGATCGGGTATCTGGCCTCGGCATCCCATGTTCTGTATGTCGACCTGGGGCCGACCGCGGCCAACGTGCTGGTGGGGCTGATGTCGGCGATCGTGGACAACATCCCGATCATGTTCGCGGTCCTGACGATGCATCCCGAGATGTCCCACGGTCAGTGGCTGCTGGTCACCCTGACGGCCGGCGTGGGCGGCTCGCTGCTGTCGGTCGGCTCGGCGGCCGGCGTCGCGCTCATGGGACAGGCGCCGGGCGTCTACACCTTCATTTCCCATCTGCGCTGGACCTGGGCGATCGCGCTGGGGTACGCGCTCAGTGTCTGGGCGCATTTTTTGATCAACGCCCGCTTAATGTAG
- a CDS encoding dihydrofolate reductase family protein, with the protein MTALLREKTGGLDWLVRFEKPVRDDYRKFMSTIDAVVIGRGTFESVLTFPSWPYDQKVFVLSTRLKKIPDKLKGKATVLSMKPKALLNYLSKEGCSNIYVDGGKVIQGFLKEDCIDELIITKAPLLIGSGLPLFGDLDHDLSFQHVRTKVYSNGLVKSRYKRKRN; encoded by the coding sequence TTGACGGCTTTATTGCGAGAAAAGACGGGGGGGCTCGACTGGCTGGTCCGCTTCGAGAAGCCCGTGAGAGACGACTATCGTAAATTCATGAGCACGATCGACGCGGTCGTGATCGGAAGGGGCACGTTTGAAAGCGTCCTCACGTTTCCCTCCTGGCCTTATGATCAGAAAGTCTTCGTGCTGAGCACCCGTCTCAAAAAAATACCGGATAAGTTAAAAGGGAAAGCGACGGTTCTTTCAATGAAGCCCAAAGCGTTGCTGAATTATCTTTCCAAGGAAGGCTGCTCGAATATCTATGTCGACGGCGGAAAAGTGATTCAGGGCTTTCTGAAAGAAGACTGCATCGATGAGCTGATCATTACAAAAGCCCCCTTGCTGATCGGAAGCGGCCTTCCCCTCTTCGGCGATCTGGACCATGATCTGAGCTTCCAACACGTACGGACCAAGGTCTATTCCAACGGACTGGTCAAAAGCCGCTACAAAAGAAAACGAAACTGA
- a CDS encoding nuclear transport factor 2 family protein codes for MMTKEQANELANHWMAAWNAHDLDKIMSHYEDDVVLSSPVAAKLLNDPSGTVRGEAALRAYFKKGLEAYPDLAFRLLDLMWGLNSVVLYYVNQKGAKTGEFMEIGRTGKVSRVVAHYND; via the coding sequence ATGATGACGAAAGAGCAAGCCAATGAATTGGCGAATCACTGGATGGCGGCCTGGAACGCGCATGATTTGGACAAAATCATGTCGCATTATGAAGACGACGTGGTATTGAGCTCGCCGGTCGCCGCGAAACTCCTGAACGATCCGTCCGGCACCGTCCGCGGCGAGGCCGCGCTGCGCGCCTACTTCAAAAAGGGGCTTGAAGCCTATCCCGACCTGGCGTTTCGATTGCTCGACCTGATGTGGGGGCTGAACAGCGTCGTGCTGTACTATGTGAATCAAAAAGGCGCGAAAACGGGAGAGTTCATGGAAATCGGCCGTACGGGAAAGGTGTCGAGGGTCGTCGCCCATTATAACGACTGA